The sequence AAGGACATGTCACATAGCTTGGATGGGGCCAGTGCTGTGACTCCTATAGGGGAAAATCTAGCATTTCCAGGCGTAGTTCTTGTACCTATAGAAGTCTCCCCTATTGCATAGATGTCTCCCCTATTGCACAAGCCAGCAGAAGACTTGCAGAATCAAAAGACATTGCAGTAAACGTAGACCAATGTCCAGTTGTGGAAAACTTCATGCAGGATTCAGGTGCCAGAGAGTCCAGGTTAGGGGCCACAGGTCATGTGCTTCAaatagcaaccaatcaaattaGAAGCCTCCAACCAACTTCCAATATTTTGGACAAATCCCAAGCTGTTAAAAGTTGACCTGCTGTGGCACTGCAATGTACAGGAAATCACAACTACATTCCAGTGAGTCAGAGTGGAGAAAACAGGTTGACAAAACTGGAAGATTCTAAATTATATTAAAAggcatatttaaaaaatacattgtgTTAACAGGTGcttaaaagtataactaaaaaggCAATTTTGTAAAATGTTTCCGATTTGAACAATGGTTAGAACCTTGTCAGGTTGCGATTGCCGTCTACGATTCACTTTCTTTAATTGTCCTGATCAAAGTCATCAGGAATAAAAGCGAGGGAAAAATGTTGTAATGGGGAACTTATTCCCATGACAAgggaggcccctttcacaccagaggaccctgtcagtttttcaggcagacccaaaTCAGACCACCCATTGGTCAGCAGTCCGctgaccaataaaaaaataaaaataaagggggtgAAGTGGCACTGCTTTCTACTTGTTGGGTGGTATAAAGATGGAATGAATAAATTGAACAAAATAAATAGTGTACTGTCACGTAAATAGCGAAGACACACTAATGAATAAGTGTATGAAGCGTGCAAGCACATACCTGCTGTATAACATCAATTAGTGACAGAAGATATAAATAAAGTGCCcagagtgcaaaaaaaaaacacacacacacacacacacacacacacacacacaaataaaacaatttgcaaaaaaaaaaaaaaaatcaggtttatAGGCACACAAGTGAGCATATTCAAAAAAGTGGCTGGAGCTTGAGTGAATACTGAAAGAAGTAGAAAATTGGTGAACTTTCATGCGCCCACCCCAGGTCCACACTCGCCAAAAAGatgtacccctgcaggggtgaaaaGCCTCACAATGGAGTCAACTCTTTGTCCTTTGTTTCCTTCTACTTTGCCATTTGAGGGATGCTGGGAAGTTTATGAAATCCAGCCAGTGGAATTCATTCAtgtagagattttttttacctcctCGATGCTGGGATATGGTATATATtcgtctctctctctgtatacaatCCACACTGTACACATACAGGTTGTGTGTGATCACCAAGCACAACATTTAGACTCCAGGCTGTATGGATGAGCTGTGCTCTAGTCTCTGTTTGCAGGCTCCAAGAAACTCGAGTCAGCTCTGCAGTGTGAGGAAAGTGGCGTTTTACCTTTGTGAATTCATGAAACGATTTTTTTGcttacagatttaaaaaaaaaaaaaaaaaaaaatccaagaaacTGACATTACCTTGttgttttgcactacaagtactcTGAGCACTTTGTTTATATCTTATGTCACTAATGGATGTTATTAGACAGCAGGGTTGTGCCTGCACACTTCATATACTTATTCATTAGTGCGTCTTCGctatttaaagcggaagttcccccccaaaaattgaacttccgctttaagtgcggGTGACCCTCTGATAtcacacatttggcatgtcatttttggggGGGTACCCTGCTTTTATGGGCACCCATCTCCCACTTCCTCTCCTGGCTCCGCAGTGCCAGAAGGAATTTCACCTCTCCTCCCCttacaatcttctgggacaagtttcaggtcccagaagattggccGGCCATTCACATGGCACAGCACGGCTTGCGCATGTGCAATGCAAACAGCCGACCGCACACAGTTAGAATTCCGGCACCtcagagaggagcggggcttcgtacacacgcatcgctggaccgtggttCAGGCAAGTGTCTGAttcttaaaattcagcagctacactctttgtagctgctgacttttaaatggctgGAACTGCACTTTAAGTGACAGTGCACTATTTTATTCAATTCAATTTATTCATTCCATCTTTATATCACCCAATAAGTACAAAGCAGCACCTTACCCCCTTATTTTCTTGTTAGTCTCTACGGATGCAACATTTGTGGGCTTAGCTAGGGTGGGCAGCAGCTATTGCATCACCTTAGCACAGAACACCATACTTATTTCAATGAGTCCGCTGGCACCCGCCGGGCACCcaatcccttaaaaaaaaaaaaatgctcataatAGACATATGGCGATCCGTCCAGCAGGTCCGATTGCATGACAATcggatgtaaatggacatgtAGTCCGTTTCCATTCGACCGCCCCATAGAGGAAAGCATACTGTTAGTATCTGCTCTGCATAGTGGAGCAGACACAAACCTATTATTCGCCTGCTCAGCACAGAGATCCGCTCATCTAAAAAGGGGCCCAAGATAGATTTCCTCTACATCGGAAAGATATCCTTTCACTTCCAAGAGAggcagaagtgaagggaaatcactCTAACGAGACACAGATAGCGAGAAAACAGTAGTTTTAAGTACTAAGAGTAGTCTCCTACTCTTTAGAGATAATCATATGTAAGGAGTTGCATTAAAGTAAGAActattataaaaataaagaaaaaaatatatatcaaaagtTAATATATTGCTccatatttggcatatttcaagAGCTCTTGCCCATATCCACTGTTTGTCGTACATCTGCTACAGATTCTGGGACTTTTACAGTCATTCCATTCATAAATGGCTGGAGGCAAATTTGGCAACCCAATCGTGACCTGCAAATGGGGGTGAAAAAAAAGAATCATTGTTAAATGaatgttggtaaaaaaataaaaaaccaacacacacacacacacacacacacacacacacacacacaacatttaCGCGTAGAATTCGATCAAACGGTTTTAAATTTGAATCAAATtcatgtatgggggggtatgctAGTTGTTGGCCATTTTTGGGGAAGGCATTTGTTAGGGTTATATTTGGTTTGGGGTAATTTGCACACAATAGTAAATTGTTGAACATCTATTCATGGACTACCTCTCAGCACTCCACTGCATCATTTTAGAAGTTAaaagtgtaaacacagtttaccaaAGACACTTTACAACATCACCATAATCCCATTGAAACCAATACAATTTAGCAATATACCTGCACATATACTCAGATTGGCAGGCAGTCCTAAAGGCAACTGTACTGCCAGtggttgtaggaaaaaaaaaaaaagaagatttttttttccctaaaaataaataattacatttcAGTGAGTCCATAGGCAAGATCCAGCATGTCCATTTCCTCATCAGTGACTGGTTCCAGCTTCTGAAATATGTGATCTTCAAAGATGAGGTGACACGTAGAGCAGGCCAGCGTCCCCTCGCATGCACCTGTTGAAAATATTTCAGCTATTCAGTAGGGTGAGCATACAGCTAGAGAATACGATTATACAGTCAAATGCAAAACCACATTATTGTTAGGCGGACAAGTGATAAAACCCTACAGAATATAAGCTTCCCTTGTACAACTTTGTTAAAAGTGCATTTAAGAGACTTAGAATAGCATGCCATGCAGGATTATTGGCCCCTTTCAAAATGTCTGTACTATACATGCAAGAGGGAAACCGGTCCTAAAAATTTGAAGAAACCATTTCTTAAAGTCACCACTTTAATACATAAGGTCCAATTGTGGTGATACAAGTTTATTGTCCATGCAGACTCTGTACCTTACCAGAAGAAAcaagtgcaatatgcagagtcAAATCATTCACAAAGCAATGTGAatgtttgggggtggggggggatgggtcAAAGCTACAGTATAACCTTCATACTTCTACAGAAAACCAGAGGGAATTGGGGAATGGCCTAAGTTGCACACCTGCCTTCCACTTTACAAGGGAAGATGCATTTGTAGGTTGTTTGTACTGGCATGGCCCCCTCcatcaaaacacagacattgtggATGGGATGGCCCTAATGTGCCCATTAAAATCCTAATGTCAATAGCAGGAATAGGTGGCCAAATCTGCCACCTTTCCTGGAGCCCCATTCTGCCTTAAAGCaaggctccacccaaaaggggtatGACCAGGTATGGTATAcaagtagttacatagttacactgGTGTAGGTTGGACCAATGTATAAATATACAAATGCCTGTAATTCATCTTTAAGCAATTCTGCTTAGCCAGAAGGACAGAGGACCATGCTAGGGGCTTCATGAATTGAAAAAAAGACAATCCTTAAATGGCACAGCCTGCCTAAAAAGGTTTGACACGGCCAGTTAGAGACCCAAATAGGCTGTAGCAAATCTGGGTGTAAGGTTTTTTTAATCTGTTGACTTGCTTTTTCCTTTAAAGAGAAGAACCAATCATCTTTCATGTTGCTGTCCCCTAATATGACCGGGGAAACCTGGTTTCTCTATATCTAGGCTAAAAGCATGTAATCCTTGCAACTTGGGGGCCCCAATGCAAGgagtagttttttctttttttcttgtgccCAAAAGTTAGGCattaatgtaaacaaaaaaaaaaaaaattgtattaccaCACACGGCTCTGCAGCATATGCGAAAATTGTAAAAGGGACCCTTTATTCCTGAACTCCAACCTTCATTCTGTCAAGTAATTCCACACATCCTACCTCAGCAAAAACAAATAGGTTATAAACATCCTAGCACAAGGAGGACCAGGCATAAGAATACACAGCAGGTATAATAAAAGGGATTAGCTTGTCACCAACTATAACATGGAGTTTTAGAACAGCTGAACAATGAAATACAGAATATATTAAACTAGATTCTATTCCTTTGCACAACCAATTAAATTGCACAATATGGCGATACTGCAGTTATATAAATAGTATGCAGAGAGGGAAGGAAAGAACATTTTTACACTGGATTTCCAGGAAACTATCACCCCACTGATTagcaagtcagaccccagcacTACAAGCGATACTCCCATGCTGCTATCATTTACATTGCTTGGCAAACCAATGAGGAATGACGATACTTCCAGTACAACTCCAATAGGACTGTTCCCAAGGGTTGGGCTGAAAAGGCAATAAGTAATCAGAGAATCTTATAATAGTAAAATGTACCCTTTTTTCTGACCACTGAATACAGTCTTGGTGAAATGGCAGTGGACACAACCTAGCTATGAAGCTTTGGTAAAACCAGGCCCAATACCAAAACTAAaccgccctaaaccgcccccgcgaactcttcaatctAGTCACCAGTACCATGAACCCAATCTGCCTAGAGGCccctaattctgattcacaagaattttgaaacaaattatcggattatttcattaacaaaattgaaaaaatccgtgaaagtattcagcaaaatagaaccttCAACGACCTCCCCCTAAATCACAGAGCAAATACCCACATAAAACCGCCGCAATCAAAtaatttcactctaaaacccatttccatctacGCCACAAAAAACGTCATCAGTACTCTGAgaacagcacagcgcccaatgatatcatccccaccaaactgctgaaagaatgtgccgatattttggcgccagctatcacgcagctcataaaccagtcagtcattcaaggagggcatagtGCCAACcctgctgaaacaaggcataatccaacccattctaaaaaaaaaaaaaaaaaaaaaaaaaaaaaaaacacccttgaccccaaagacccaaaccaccgtcggcccataacagctctaaatgctctctccaaggtaatggagaaagaagttgtacaacagctgcaacatcatttagacacccataaattactcgatccattCCAATCGGGTTACCGTCCTGGTCACAgaacagaaacagcacttctcaaaatatgggatgacgctctcgaggcagcagacgaaggagaatcttgtcttctggtactgctgGAGCGCAgcatttgacacggtagaccacaaattactattgactcggctagctgaagtagccagagtcacagAAGGTGatctatcttggttctcctccttcttggagaaccgatcacaagtagtgaaacttggtcctttcacttctggaaaacgcacggtgtcatgcggagcccctcagggatcccctttgtcgcctgttctgttcaatatccATCTCcgtcctctctttgaaatcatcagtaaccagaagctactgtaccactcttatgcagatgacacacaactttaTTTTCGCATCTGtaataaaaaggatcattatctcggacttgAGAAATGCCTTAccctgatagaaaattggatgaccaagagttaccttaaactcaacggttcgaaaacagaacttctcctgtttcaagcCAAGCGAAagaatcatcccgcaacaacttggacacccccgcccattctgggtgaaactatcacccctagcaccaaagttaaAAGTCTAGGAGTaatttttgacacctacatgacaatggatgcacaaatatggtcagtagtcagcggatcccatcatctgctgcgcctactacgcagactcattccctttactccaaaagaagacatagcagtcgtggtgggaacaatgatcaactccagacttgactatgcaaatcccctttatctcggactccccaaataccaaatcactcgtctgcaagtcgttcaaaatacagccgccagacttgtgactgggaaaaaaccatgggaatctcaccttcactgagatccctccattggtgccagtaaaagacagaatcactttcaaggcactctgtctaacacaAAGTGTGtgcaaggaaatgccccccaatatctatgcgaaaaactataaactcacaactccaatcgcgttctgcgatccaccaaccaaaatctactccagatacaagtccaaaggagaacggagatttgcagtccaaggatccagagtatggaacgctctaccaaccggcTGGAGgcaaaccacttggccttcaggagaaagatcaaaacccatctcttctgagggcccggggaatggataccaagcgcccagaggcgattcagtttgcatgtgttgcgctatataagtttctcactcactcaaatcAGAGAACAGCACAAACTTAGTAGTCTGTCTAAAAAGGACTAGAAAGCATCGTATTATATTTGTTCCCAAGCATAGATTAAGGCAGAAACTACTAGATTAAAAGCAAGCACTAGGGATAACAAACGGCGCTCTTCATTTATGGACAAATCATAAATAacagctgtaaaataaaaaaatgtaaatgttcatttttaatattttgttgagaatcctttactggcaccaactgcctgaagtctggaacccatagacattaccaaagactggttTTCCCCCTCTCTGATGCTTtaccaggctctaactgcagctgtcctTAGTTGttctttgtgggtctttctgcctttaggttttgccttcagcaagtgaaataaatgctcaattgggttgagatccgGCGATTGATTTGACTCGGACATTGCAGAATATTtctcttttccttcaaaagctcctgggttgcttttgatcattgtccatctgtaccaagaagtgccatccaatcaacattgctgcatttggctcAATCTGGGCTGATAGTAtctctctaaacactgcagattTCATCAGGCTGCTTCTGTCatatcatcaataaacaccaatgacccagtgccactggaagacatgcatgcccatgccatcacactgcctccaccgtGTTTTACATATGATGTTGTGCGCTTTGAATCATGAGCTGTTTCAAGCCTTCTCCAAACTTTTTTCTTCCCGTCATTCGGATACAGATTAAtcttggccactcctaatgttgctgctatcacTCTAATGGGTTTGTTTcttttttgaagccttacaatgacCCGTTTTCACTTGCATGGGCAGTTTTtttgaacgcatgatgtaggttcacagtaATAGATtccaaataccacacttagaatcaacgCCAGGCctttcagacccctttcacaccaaggtggtcttcaggcgctttagcgctggaAATGGCCTCTGCTAAGCGCCCTAAAACCGCCTCCAATTCATTCAATTTTttcggggttaaaagtgccccgctagcaaaAACGAGTGGCGCTTTAACACCAAAGGCCGTCGCTTGGACCCAATGGTCCCTTTTTAGATTCAAGTCCATGTGGGTTCTAGAACTCAATGCCTTCTTTGGAAAATATTCCACAAGTTTGACAGTTAATTTATTTTCAGATATACAGTTGTCAAGAATGCCAAATCCCTTTGGgaccaccccaaattgttcaccgCTAGATGTGGTAGAGCTCAGCTTCCGATTCCCCCGTTTTGGCAATATATGTCACTACTGTGCATGGCATTGTCTAACAATATCTAGGCATGATGATTTAAAAGATCTAGAAAGGATATCAGGAGCTAGAGAAATCACTTTCACATCTTTCAGCTCCCCACTTCAACTAGACACGTGccatttctgcacccaggtgtgCACCCCAGCTCCATGAACTTGTGTCTGTATTAGGTCTCATGGTTCCATTGTCAAGTTGTTTggatttctccaccaccagagggatctctTTACCTGCCTGGGAAGCTTTCAATAATCCAAACATTTGGACTGCCTATCCTAAACTTGAAgtgcaccaggaggaggaggttttgattttcCCCAAGCTGTGGTGTGCAAAACGCAATTATAGACACTTAGATACTAGATAGGGTCAAAGggacaccaaaaaaaagtgtactaAAAAACAGACCCCAGAATGGCAAAGAAGGTGAACAaaattacagtatctcacaaaagcgagtacacccctcacatttttgtaaatattttattatatcttttcatgtgacaaccctgaagaaatgaagaaatgacactttgttataatgtaaagtagtgagtgtacagcttgtataacagtgtaaatttgctgtcacctcaaaataactcactgctattaaagcgggggttcacccgtacaattttttcccttagcttcatgctcgttttgtctaggggaatcggctagttgttttaaaatatgagctgtacttaccgtttacgagatgcatcttctccaccgcttccgggtatgggctgcgggactgggcgttcctattttgattgacagtcttccgagaggcttccgacggtcgcatccatcacgtcacgattttccgaaagaagccgaacgtcggtgcgcaggcgcagtatagagccgcaccgacgttcggcttctttcggctactagtgacgcgatggatgcgaccgtcggaagcctctcggaagactgtcaatcaagaaggaacgcccgctcccgaagacctatacccggaagcgacggagaagatgcatctcgaaaacggtaagtacagctcatattttaaaacaactagccaattcccctagacaaaatgagcatccatctaaggggattctttgaaaaaattgttttatgggtgaactcccgctttaatgtctaaaccgctggcacacCCCAAGTGAAAATATCTAAATGGGGCCCAACTAGCTATTTTCCCTACTGGGAATAAtgcgactcgttagtgttacaaggtctcaggtgtgaatggggagcaggtgtggtaaatttggtgttattgctcttactccctcatactggtcactggaagttcaacatggcacctcatggcaaagaactgtgaggatctgaaaaaaaagaattgttgttaaaaaatggcctaggctataagaagattgtcaagaccctgaaaccgAATTGCAGCACGGTAGCCAAGACCATAcatcggtttaacaggacaggttccactcagaacaggtctcaccatggttgaccaaagaagttgagtgcacgtgctcagcatcatatccagaggttgtctttaggggaatagacgtatgagtgctgccagcattgctgcagaggttgaagggtggtgggtcagcctatcagcctatcagtgctcagaccatatgccacacactgcatcaaattggtctgcatggctgtttccATCCAAACTCCCCAGACAGGCTTCAGACCACTATGGAAAATGCAAAGCATATAAATGACCCCATAAACATGAAAGCCATGTGAAGCACTCTGCTTTCCTAGGGATCACTGTGTCAGGCAAGTCTCACCACCACCCAGCCGTCGCTGTTGTACTCTCCTTGGTGAATCGCTGTCTTTGTACGTCTGCTGCTGTACGACCACTGTGGTGCGTGCCCGTGGCGCATGGCCTGCAGCCAtgatgtctgccggccacccacaatcactcctgagagagacagaacggggatctgtcaatgtaaacagacagatccccattctgtcaggggaggggagacagagctgctgttcctagtgattaggaacagcggtctcctccagtcagtctcatgccccccacagttggaaacacctcaccccttccctgccagtgatatttatacagtaaatcagtggctacttttttttttttttttttagcactgaccacTTTATAAATGCCAGTTGTCCCAAAAGTGTcaaatttgtccgctgcaatcccGCCAAGTATATGTATGAGAgaaattttaattatatatatatatattatatatatatatatatatatatatatatatatatatatatatatatatatatatatatatatatatatatatatatatatatatatatatatatatatatatatatatatatatatatatatatatatatatatatatatatatatatatataatttattttacacacacacacacacacaacctgaaAGACAAAATAGAAAATACCCAATAAAGTGTAGTATACAGTGTAGTACATAAAATTGTGTAAAGTCCAAGAAAATATGTCATGCGATTCTTGTGTGATAATACTGAAATCGCAAAAATAAATATCATGTGGTACAAATACAAAAGTTCATAAATGTGTTGAAATCCAACAACAGTGACTCCCAAGTGCAGTGTAGAACACAGGTAAAGTGCTCAGCAGCTGCGATAACTGTCACCACATTTGAGATGGAGGTTTACCTGAAAGCCTGCGACCACCCTTACTCAGGGGGGGTCAAACAAAGCTTAGAAGAATCAAGAACAAATAGTACCCCTAGACAAAGCAGTGTGCTTTCAGTGCAGAGTGATTTGAAAAGGGCCAGGGGACTTTGTTCCCTAAGTTTCTGCAGATAGGCAAGCCCACTGAAATGAATGAGCCAAATGCAGCTGTACAGaagtgaaccaagggcttgttcacacgcgAGGTTGCTGGACAGTGACCATGTGGTTAAGCCATATTTACCACCCCCAAAAGCTTCCCCCTTTAGCTGAGGCAGCAGCCAGGGGTTGAAGTATACACCAAAGGTGAACAGGGTCGTTCTGCAATAGCTCCACAACAGCATTGCACATGGCCCCGGCACAGCGATGATACATTTAGGGGGTCAAAACAAgcagtgaggaggcaacatattgcccCCTTGATCGCCTGTCAAGCATCTCTGAAAAATGGTCCGAGTATGGATTTTCAGAGGAGGGTTGGGTTTGCCGCTATTGTAAATgagccctgaaaaaaaaaaaaaaaaaagaagttccgaCCATAAAGGATTACGGGATATAATTAGAAGTGAGATTTTCCCTGGTCCTAGCTACACGATCATGCTCTATATAGGCGAGAGCCCAGAGAAGAGTTTTCTACGAGGAAAGGTGAGAATTTCATCAATTTTTTACTGTCAACACCAACTGttaaaagggtaactccactttcgtgggggaaaaaaatgcaaataaaatatagcatatacaattgcgacacattcatattgtaattgaatgtcattaaaaattaaatgctttccttttcaatctggagccactgtagttttctgtaaaatgcaatatggctacctggaggtgtcccccgtgtgattggctcattgattttgccagaagtctgccctaagataaaagtcagatttcaggcatcccttgcaacaaaaatttaatttttggtgagatactaccAATAGGAAATCGCATCTAAAAAAGGGATGCAAAccctgcaggtgcacagctgattgataattatgaaacctctcccattagattcacttttccacatggacacagacaaacacacagggatttcttcagaataacaaaaaaggTCAGAATCTGCAAAGGCTGTTAAAATCATAGCAATGTACACCCAGAGggaaatgttatgttttttttccctcaacaaaagtggagtttcacTTTAATGTACTTTTACGTTAACATTTGCACATAGGTTCATTTTATTACAAACTCCGAACCCAAGGAGCAAATACCTCTGGGACCTATGGATAAGTTAAGTGTCCGACTAAGGGAGTACACATACTTACCGAAACCATCAATGTCCAAGTTTTTCTCTACAACAAGATCCAGAAGTGACTCCCCAACTTTCCCCTCCGCTACAATTGTGCCTCCATCCCGATTGATAAACTTCACTGAGACCTTTCCGTCtgagctgcagaaaaaaaaaagaaaatcaaacaactattttggggtttaaa comes from Rana temporaria chromosome 2, aRanTem1.1, whole genome shotgun sequence and encodes:
- the FDX1 gene encoding adrenodoxin, mitochondrial encodes the protein MAAAAAVRLLGSCRCIVAGSRAWLGGVQRTRSWLEPGAARLYSSDGKVSVKFINRDGGTIVAEGKVGESLLDLVVEKNLDIDGFGACEGTLACSTCHLIFEDHIFQKLEPVTDEEMDMLDLAYGLTEMSRLGCQICLQPFMNGMTVKVPESVADVRQTVDMGKSS